Proteins encoded by one window of Candidatus Nitrosocosmicus hydrocola:
- a CDS encoding flavodoxin family protein: MAKLKAIILVGSLKNDSGTPNTLLLSQFLAKHFAEYNTEYEIITLVDHDIKAGTYTNIDSDDWPSILEKLLNSDIVIFATPVWWGIQSSLTQRVIERLDELHDEIMEKGKSRLVNKIAGIIVTGDSDGAEHIIGNLSNFFVALGLTIPPFGTLTVLWSGFAKKSEKSKEEKLKYLEDNYTSTAKKAVQYLTFMASVLKNNPYP; the protein is encoded by the coding sequence ATGGCAAAACTAAAAGCAATCATTCTTGTAGGATCGTTAAAAAATGATTCTGGCACGCCCAATACTCTACTATTGTCACAATTTTTAGCAAAACACTTTGCAGAATATAATACCGAATACGAGATTATCACATTGGTTGACCATGATATAAAAGCAGGGACATATACCAATATAGATTCAGATGATTGGCCATCAATCCTTGAAAAGTTATTGAATTCAGATATAGTAATATTTGCAACTCCTGTTTGGTGGGGTATTCAATCGTCTCTAACACAGAGAGTAATAGAACGATTGGACGAACTTCATGATGAAATAATGGAAAAAGGAAAATCGAGGCTAGTAAATAAGATAGCGGGAATTATAGTAACAGGGGATTCAGACGGTGCCGAACATATTATAGGAAATCTGTCCAATTTCTTTGTTGCTTTAGGACTGACCATTCCACCATTTGGAACTTTGACTGTATTATGGTCAGGATTTGCTAAGAAAAGTGAGAAAAGTAAAGAGGAGAAGCTAAAGTATCTTGAGGATAATTATACATCTACAGCCAAAAAAGCCGTACAATACTTAACATTTATGGCTAGTGTATTGAAGAATAATCCTTATCCATGA
- a CDS encoding molybdopterin-dependent oxidoreductase, whose amino-acid sequence MRLKIKDNHYVIYFIFGLAAGIASLALSIFLKLTINGLFIPEIASQGLISSTSGEIESQAVLTLGPLAKYSTIIGAMAVNILLYGIIGIILGKLFMKIKTSRRYVIKAIVSTFISYIVLITLTLIFIVISTTPGQPITIPIQSMTIFLLPSIVYGIIFTFLYGKKSNSKKIQSRKSHSDLDKEEEEEDVITNKSNKSAAEDIDYNKRDMIRALIISVVAIPLVYFGFSRLISGSDQQQGQGQPRALDQSIQNFLQSKSKPPGFENPMLTPLVDAEVTPTYLFYRIDINSVIPTVNADTWNLAVNGLVNNPLQINYEEIKNMNSVEEFATLTCISNKIGGNLVSTALWKGVRLRDILSKAGVQPEVKYIVFRCSDGYDVGIPLENGMMDGTVLAYDMNNSPLTNGHGFPLRAIVPGFYGMMNPKWITEIELVDKTYEGFWQRKGWSNNGISAINSSIVIPGNQPINDRFPNLVPNGSNGFATNKNIPIAGVAFAGDRGISKVEVSVDGGDTWKTAIVKDPLSQYTWVLWTSGFTTADKGNYKIIVRATDKTGKVQSSELEEPFPNGVQGYNQIDISV is encoded by the coding sequence TTGAGACTAAAGATAAAGGACAACCATTACGTTATTTATTTTATCTTTGGCCTTGCCGCTGGTATCGCAAGTTTAGCATTATCAATTTTCTTAAAACTGACTATTAACGGATTATTCATTCCTGAAATTGCATCTCAGGGGTTAATCTCTTCTACATCTGGCGAAATAGAATCACAAGCCGTATTAACACTCGGACCACTAGCCAAATATTCTACAATTATAGGCGCAATGGCAGTCAACATTTTGCTTTATGGAATAATAGGTATCATTTTAGGAAAATTGTTTATGAAAATAAAAACTTCTAGGAGGTATGTGATTAAAGCAATAGTTTCTACTTTTATATCCTACATCGTTTTAATCACGTTAACACTAATTTTTATAGTTATAAGCACTACACCTGGCCAACCAATAACTATTCCAATTCAATCAATGACCATATTTTTATTACCCAGTATTGTCTATGGAATAATCTTTACATTCTTGTATGGTAAAAAGAGTAATAGCAAGAAAATCCAGTCCAGAAAATCTCATTCTGATTTAGATAAGGAGGAGGAGGAGGAGGACGTCATCACTAACAAAAGTAACAAGTCTGCTGCTGAAGATATCGACTATAATAAAAGAGACATGATCCGGGCATTAATAATTTCAGTTGTTGCTATTCCGTTGGTATACTTTGGATTTAGTCGTCTTATATCTGGATCAGATCAACAACAAGGACAGGGACAACCCCGCGCCCTTGATCAATCAATTCAAAACTTTTTACAATCAAAATCAAAACCTCCTGGTTTTGAAAATCCTATGCTTACACCTTTGGTAGATGCAGAAGTAACACCAACCTATCTATTTTATAGAATAGACATAAACAGTGTAATACCAACAGTCAATGCTGACACTTGGAATCTCGCCGTCAATGGATTGGTGAATAATCCATTGCAGATCAATTACGAAGAGATTAAAAACATGAACTCAGTTGAAGAGTTTGCAACCTTAACATGTATTAGTAACAAGATAGGAGGCAATCTTGTTAGCACCGCCTTATGGAAGGGAGTTAGACTGCGTGATATTCTTTCTAAAGCCGGTGTACAGCCTGAGGTGAAATATATTGTATTTAGATGTTCAGATGGATATGATGTAGGAATACCTTTAGAAAATGGCATGATGGATGGTACGGTACTGGCATACGATATGAATAATTCTCCCCTCACAAACGGACATGGATTTCCTCTCAGAGCCATTGTTCCTGGTTTCTATGGTATGATGAATCCCAAGTGGATAACAGAAATCGAATTGGTAGATAAGACATACGAAGGATTTTGGCAAAGAAAAGGCTGGTCTAATAATGGTATAAGTGCTATCAATTCTTCAATTGTTATCCCAGGCAATCAACCAATAAACGATAGATTTCCTAATTTAGTGCCTAATGGTAGTAACGGTTTTGCAACCAACAAAAATATCCCTATAGCTGGAGTGGCTTTTGCAGGTGATAGAGGCATATCTAAAGTTGAAGTAAGTGTTGATGGAGGAGATACGTGGAAAACAGCTATAGTTAAAGATCCTTTATCTCAATACACATGGGTATTATGGACAAGTGGATTCACAACTGCAGATAAAGGAAATTATAAAATCATTGTTAGGGCAACAGATAAAACAGGAAAGGTCCAATCTTCTGAATTAGAAGAACCATTTCCGAATGGAGTGCAAGGATACAATCAAATAGATATATCGGTTTAA
- the moaA gene encoding GTP 3',8-cyclase MoaA: MENNDHVVDSYGRIAKKLRISITDRCNMRCVYCMPSNNTNWLDNENLLSYEQIIRLAKIFVLSLGIEKIKITGGEPTVRSNVENLVKSLSSIEGLRSVSMTTNGLLIKDKIKILKDCGLESLNISLDTFKPDRFKAMSGGIDGLYKVMDAINTALDENLQLRVNVVIMRGWNDDEIPRFVKFSRETGCTVKFIEFMPLDGTGIWAEEVVVSKREMMDRINKDFIYHHLLPINNDKSDPARLYTFDDGKGVIGFIPSITEPFCQNCDRVRITADGKLYTCLFDNSSYNLKCLLEDGKKSDDEIIKYIRSSIQKKPEGIIKIIKTKSLRPTLNMMHTIGG; the protein is encoded by the coding sequence TTGGAAAATAACGACCATGTTGTAGACAGTTACGGAAGAATTGCAAAGAAACTTAGAATTTCGATAACTGATAGGTGTAATATGAGATGTGTTTACTGCATGCCATCAAATAATACTAATTGGTTGGATAATGAAAATCTTCTCAGTTACGAACAAATCATTAGGCTAGCTAAGATATTTGTTCTGTCTTTAGGTATTGAAAAGATTAAGATCACTGGAGGTGAACCCACGGTACGAAGTAATGTAGAGAATCTTGTTAAATCTTTGTCCTCTATCGAAGGATTAAGATCGGTTAGTATGACAACAAATGGACTTTTGATAAAAGACAAGATAAAAATTCTAAAAGATTGTGGACTTGAGAGCTTGAACATTAGTTTGGATACATTCAAACCCGATCGGTTCAAGGCCATGAGTGGTGGTATTGATGGCCTTTACAAAGTTATGGATGCAATAAATACTGCGTTGGATGAAAATTTGCAACTGAGGGTCAATGTAGTAATCATGAGAGGATGGAATGACGATGAGATTCCACGTTTCGTAAAGTTTTCTAGGGAAACTGGATGTACTGTAAAATTTATAGAGTTCATGCCATTAGATGGAACCGGCATCTGGGCGGAAGAAGTAGTAGTAAGCAAGAGAGAAATGATGGATAGAATAAATAAGGATTTTATATATCATCATTTACTTCCGATTAATAACGATAAATCTGATCCCGCGAGATTGTATACTTTTGATGATGGGAAAGGAGTAATAGGGTTCATACCCTCTATTACTGAACCGTTTTGTCAAAACTGTGATAGGGTGCGTATAACAGCTGACGGCAAATTGTATACATGTTTGTTTGATAATTCAAGTTACAATCTAAAGTGTTTACTTGAAGATGGAAAAAAATCAGATGATGAAATAATAAAATACATCAGAAGCTCCATACAGAAAAAACCTGAAGGAATTATCAAGATAATTAAAACCAAATCATTAAGACCAACTTTGAATATGATGCATACCATTGGCGGATAA
- the tatC gene encoding twin-arginine translocase subunit TatC, protein MRSRVIRISIVIVIVILVCMTLGVTAINFGGYQFLILYPDPINSISVQTISQIRSDLLPNDVDLIQVTPGQALTAQIYVSVIIGMVSGLPVIIGELFAFLNPALHHYEKKIIRRIMIPVIALYALGCLFSYFIVIPYTLDFLYNYGQSMGVVSFFEITPFITFVLNLLLLFGFTFQLPIIMWTVTKIGFVNPDFWKKNLKYMIIIVIILGAIITPDGSGITMWFVVGPMMLLYIIGMSIIQLDQRILKYN, encoded by the coding sequence CTGAGATCGAGAGTAATCAGAATTAGCATTGTTATAGTTATCGTTATTTTGGTTTGTATGACTCTGGGAGTAACTGCAATTAACTTTGGTGGATATCAATTCTTAATTCTATACCCAGATCCGATTAATAGTATTTCAGTTCAAACAATCTCTCAAATTAGAAGTGATCTATTGCCAAATGACGTTGATTTAATCCAAGTTACACCAGGACAGGCTCTTACAGCCCAGATATATGTATCCGTCATCATTGGAATGGTAAGTGGTTTACCAGTCATAATTGGGGAACTTTTTGCTTTTTTGAATCCTGCGCTTCATCATTACGAAAAGAAAATCATTAGAAGGATTATGATACCGGTTATAGCATTATATGCACTTGGATGTCTATTTTCGTATTTTATTGTGATTCCATACACTCTTGATTTTTTATACAACTATGGACAGTCTATGGGGGTAGTATCTTTTTTTGAAATTACCCCTTTCATAACTTTTGTACTAAACTTACTCTTATTATTTGGATTTACTTTTCAACTTCCGATAATTATGTGGACTGTTACCAAGATTGGATTTGTGAATCCAGATTTTTGGAAAAAAAACTTGAAATACATGATCATAATTGTAATCATTTTAGGAGCAATCATAACTCCTGACGGAAGTGGAATAACTATGTGGTTTGTAGTAGGTCCAATGATGCTTTTATACATTATCGGAATGTCTATAATTCAGTTAGACCAAAGGATTCTAAAATACAATTAG
- a CDS encoding ArsR/SmtB family transcription factor: protein MNSIDSDSTENNKREKESNHINNYGDNKRERPPIDPHFKRLLWYLIGSTRGGINRAKIINFLNENPSNANQLSNQLNMDYKTIIHHLDVLKKNGLVVAENEESYGATYFNSPLLEKNYTAFKEIGDKIGKK, encoded by the coding sequence TTGAATTCGATTGATTCTGATTCTACTGAAAATAACAAGAGAGAAAAGGAATCTAATCACATCAACAATTATGGCGATAATAAAAGAGAACGACCACCCATCGATCCTCACTTTAAGAGGCTATTGTGGTATTTGATAGGCAGTACCAGAGGCGGAATAAATAGAGCCAAAATTATTAATTTCTTAAATGAAAATCCGTCAAATGCTAACCAACTATCTAATCAATTGAATATGGATTACAAGACTATAATTCATCATCTAGACGTATTAAAGAAAAATGGACTGGTTGTTGCGGAAAATGAAGAATCCTATGGTGCAACTTATTTTAATTCACCACTTCTTGAAAAAAACTATACAGCATTTAAGGAAATTGGGGACAAAATTGGGAAAAAGTAA
- a CDS encoding CHRD domain-containing protein, protein MRTKNSLTVFFTIALVLGSSIALATVSNTPAAFAKHEQVASLSGQEEVPPVDSQATGMAEFTPVIPTNETVDFNVNATGIQGVTAGHIHSGAVGENGPVVVTLFNFDTPQDMVSENGTITAEMLEGDMQGMTIADLITAMKDGNTYVNYHTEQNPNGEIRGQIMGIGQMAYK, encoded by the coding sequence ATGAGAACTAAAAATTCACTAACAGTATTTTTCACAATAGCATTAGTACTAGGAAGTTCAATAGCATTAGCAACAGTTTCAAACACACCTGCAGCATTTGCAAAACATGAACAAGTAGCCAGCCTCTCAGGTCAAGAAGAAGTTCCACCTGTAGACTCACAGGCAACAGGAATGGCTGAATTTACTCCTGTCATCCCAACTAATGAAACCGTTGATTTTAATGTAAATGCAACTGGTATCCAAGGGGTAACCGCAGGTCATATACATAGTGGAGCAGTAGGAGAAAATGGTCCAGTAGTAGTAACATTGTTTAACTTTGACACACCACAAGACATGGTTTCTGAAAATGGAACAATTACAGCAGAAATGTTAGAAGGTGATATGCAAGGTATGACGATAGCTGATTTGATAACCGCAATGAAAGATGGAAATACATATGTTAACTATCACACCGAACAAAATCCAAATGGTGAGATAAGAGGCCAGATAATGGGTATAGGTCAGATGGCATATAAGTAA